A genomic stretch from Nitrobacter winogradskyi Nb-255 includes:
- a CDS encoding cytidylyltransferase domain-containing protein: MSNEAVIITQARMTSTRLPGKILMRAGERTLLETHLGRLAEVGVPVIVATTTNQSDNPVVELCAALDVPVFRGSENDVLERYQGAARAHEARHVIRVTSDCPLICPELIRAGLDIYLSLKSRSVYLSNAEKRTYPRGLDFEIFSRRSLDFAAENARLSSEREHVTSYIRTSMPDIHHESYTDQDDLSDWRITVDTDDDFKLVKLLIEHHRAAEMDYAALKALLKAHPRLMTINSHIQQKTI; this comes from the coding sequence ATGTCGAATGAAGCCGTCATCATTACTCAGGCGCGCATGACAAGCACTCGCCTTCCGGGCAAGATCTTGATGCGCGCCGGCGAGCGCACCCTTCTCGAAACGCATCTCGGTCGCCTCGCCGAGGTCGGCGTTCCCGTGATCGTCGCGACGACAACGAATCAGTCCGACAACCCTGTCGTCGAACTCTGCGCCGCACTTGACGTTCCGGTGTTCCGAGGCAGCGAGAATGACGTACTGGAACGTTACCAAGGAGCGGCGCGCGCGCACGAGGCTCGCCATGTGATCCGCGTGACGTCGGACTGCCCTCTCATCTGCCCGGAGTTGATCCGTGCTGGCCTCGATATCTATCTGAGCTTGAAGAGCAGATCCGTTTATCTCTCGAACGCGGAGAAACGGACCTACCCCCGCGGCCTGGATTTCGAAATTTTTTCCCGACGTTCACTGGACTTTGCCGCGGAGAACGCGAGGCTATCGTCCGAGCGCGAGCATGTGACAAGTTATATTCGGACATCGATGCCGGATATTCACCACGAGTCCTACACGGATCAAGACGATCTCAGCGACTGGCGCATCACCGTCGACACCGACGACGACTTCAAACTCGTCAAACTTTTGATTGAACATCATCGTGCGGCGGAGATGGATTACGCTGCCTTAAAGGCTCTTCTGAAAGCACATCCGAGGCTCATGACAATCAACTCTCACATTCAACAGAAAACCATCTAA
- a CDS encoding pseudaminic acid biosynthesis-associated methylase translates to MTQITEQEQFWAGEFGDNYIDRNKSQELVAAKIAMFSRVVQRCSQIRSARELGANIGLNILALKSLLPHAAFQAIEINSRAFERLATIPGIAASNTTLFEPVEWPGVDLAFTVGVLIHLNPDMLPVAYERLYQASNRYVLTAEYYNPSVVEISYRGHSGRLWKRDFAGEMMDRFPDLKLVDYGFIYHRDPVFPADDITWFLMEKRA, encoded by the coding sequence ATGACCCAGATTACAGAACAAGAGCAATTCTGGGCCGGAGAGTTTGGCGACAACTATATCGACCGGAATAAAAGTCAGGAACTGGTGGCCGCCAAGATCGCGATGTTTTCCCGAGTTGTCCAGCGATGTAGCCAGATCCGGTCGGCTCGGGAGCTTGGCGCCAACATCGGCCTAAATATTCTGGCCCTCAAGAGCCTGCTTCCACACGCAGCGTTTCAAGCCATCGAAATAAACAGCCGAGCCTTCGAAAGGCTGGCGACGATACCCGGAATAGCTGCTTCCAATACGACGCTGTTTGAACCAGTCGAGTGGCCAGGGGTCGATCTGGCGTTTACCGTCGGCGTCTTGATCCACCTCAATCCTGACATGCTGCCGGTGGCTTATGAAAGGCTCTATCAAGCCAGCAATCGTTATGTCCTCACGGCGGAGTACTACAATCCTTCCGTGGTCGAGATCAGCTATCGTGGTCACAGCGGGCGGTTGTGGAAACGGGATTTCGCCGGCGAGATGATGGACAGATTCCCCGATCTAAAACTTGTCGACTACGGATTCATCTATCATCGAGACCCGGTATTCCCTGCAGACGACATAACGTGGTTCTTGATGGAAAAGCGAGCCTGA
- the pseI gene encoding pseudaminic acid synthase, with the protein MQSPDLIIEGRKIGADHPPYIIAELSANHNGKLSKALEIIEAAAGAGADAVKIQTYTADTMTIPHDGEEFLIKGGLWDGYRLHQLYQQAHTPYEWHGQMFAKARELGITIFSSPFDETAVDLLAALDAPAYKIASFEVIDLPLIKYVAKQGKPMIISTGMANLGEIQEAAETARDNGAGGIALLHCTSAYPAPIEEANVRTVAHLGQAFNVVSGLSDHAPGSAACVASIALGGSIIEKHFTISRTDGGPDAAFSLEPHEFRRLVDDCKSAWSALGYVDYGLAQSEKANRQFRRSIYAVKPIKAGELLTSENIRVIRPGLGLPPKYLPRVIGRTAARDIAYGEAIKWSVIA; encoded by the coding sequence ATGCAGAGCCCGGACTTGATCATCGAGGGACGCAAGATCGGCGCGGACCATCCTCCTTATATCATCGCCGAACTGTCAGCAAACCATAACGGCAAGCTTTCGAAGGCGCTGGAGATAATCGAAGCCGCCGCCGGTGCCGGCGCCGACGCGGTCAAGATCCAGACCTATACCGCCGACACGATGACCATCCCTCACGATGGCGAGGAGTTTCTGATCAAGGGTGGCCTGTGGGACGGCTACCGGCTCCACCAACTCTACCAGCAGGCTCACACGCCATATGAATGGCATGGGCAAATGTTCGCGAAAGCGCGTGAGCTTGGAATCACGATCTTCTCCAGTCCCTTTGACGAAACCGCCGTCGATCTGCTCGCGGCTCTCGATGCGCCCGCCTACAAGATCGCGTCGTTCGAGGTGATTGATCTGCCGCTGATCAAGTATGTCGCCAAACAGGGCAAACCGATGATCATCTCGACCGGGATGGCCAATCTCGGCGAGATTCAAGAGGCGGCCGAAACAGCGCGCGACAACGGCGCCGGCGGCATCGCCCTGCTGCACTGTACCAGCGCCTACCCGGCCCCCATCGAGGAAGCCAACGTGCGCACCGTGGCGCATCTCGGCCAGGCCTTCAACGTCGTGTCCGGCCTTTCCGATCACGCGCCAGGCTCCGCCGCCTGCGTCGCCTCGATCGCGCTGGGCGGCTCCATAATCGAAAAGCATTTCACGATCTCGCGCACCGATGGAGGCCCCGACGCGGCGTTTTCACTCGAACCGCACGAGTTCAGGCGGCTGGTCGACGACTGCAAGTCCGCGTGGTCCGCGCTCGGTTATGTCGACTATGGCCTCGCCCAGAGCGAGAAGGCCAACAGACAGTTTCGCCGCTCGATCTATGCAGTCAAGCCGATCAAAGCGGGAGAGCTTCTGACGAGCGAGAATATCCGCGTCATTCGGCCCGGTCTTGGCCTGCCGCCAAAGTATCTACCCCGCGTCATCGGCCGCACCGCCGCGCGCGACATCGCCTATGGCGAGGCGATAAAGTGGTCAGTGATCGCGTAA
- a CDS encoding NUDIX domain-containing protein: MDEIWQREKELRSQEIYNGRLFSVDYCDARTIVGWISEYRYFLAQRREPSLHAALKIKPLAVTGTLSCPDGILFGRRSDRSEMDAGCWELVPSGGVEDTAVGSAGQVSLERCILIELEEETGIRASDLSAPSRAVALVEDPQSHVTDVGIMLATACSAAQIQRRFAALENREYSELEIIAFAEVQAFRRDRARSLSAVSAAVLDTLMQPGVCSGFLSNTFEVTQDPHYKRLE, translated from the coding sequence GTGGACGAAATCTGGCAGCGCGAAAAAGAGCTACGCTCCCAAGAGATCTACAACGGGCGATTGTTCAGCGTCGATTATTGTGATGCCAGAACGATCGTCGGCTGGATCTCGGAGTACCGATACTTCCTTGCCCAACGGCGCGAGCCGAGCCTTCATGCAGCGCTGAAGATCAAGCCGCTCGCCGTCACCGGTACCCTGTCTTGTCCGGATGGCATTTTATTCGGCCGGCGCAGCGATCGCTCAGAGATGGACGCCGGGTGCTGGGAGCTGGTCCCGTCCGGCGGCGTTGAAGACACGGCGGTCGGGTCGGCCGGACAGGTTAGCCTCGAACGATGCATCCTGATCGAGCTCGAGGAGGAAACCGGCATCCGAGCGTCCGACCTGTCAGCGCCTTCCAGAGCCGTTGCACTCGTCGAAGATCCGCAAAGCCATGTCACCGACGTCGGAATCATGCTCGCGACCGCCTGCTCCGCTGCGCAAATCCAGCGCCGCTTCGCAGCCCTTGAGAATCGTGAATACTCCGAGCTTGAAATCATTGCATTCGCCGAAGTCCAGGCATTTCGGCGCGACCGGGCTCGCTCGTTGAGCGCTGTTTCCGCGGCCGTTTTGGACACTCTGATGCAACCGGGCGTGTGCTCAGGCTTCCTGAGCAACACCTTTGAAGTCACGCAAGACCCACACTATAAGCGCTTGGAGTAA
- a CDS encoding HAD family hydrolase, producing MPEADASPLHSGLFLDLDGTLADSVAALKNAYHSFLASFGASGDEAEFQRLNGPPLGEIIERLRMTHKLPGTPADLLQKYAAMVSQAHHSARPAAGAFELLAHARERGLKIAVVTSSPKLSAQGWLAVAGLADKIDDVVGGDEVTSGKPAAEPYIRALRRLNCSAALSHAVEDSRIGATAAVAAGLKTWALAPPKDRAGWPGQVVFIERLTDLLGRVPAC from the coding sequence ATGCCGGAAGCTGACGCCAGCCCACTTCACAGCGGTCTGTTTCTGGATCTCGACGGCACGCTCGCCGACAGCGTGGCGGCCCTGAAAAACGCTTACCATTCCTTTCTCGCCTCATTCGGCGCGAGCGGCGACGAGGCCGAGTTTCAGCGGCTCAACGGACCGCCACTCGGCGAGATTATCGAGCGGTTGAGGATGACTCACAAACTGCCGGGAACACCGGCCGATCTCCTGCAGAAATACGCGGCGATGGTATCGCAAGCGCATCATAGCGCGCGTCCCGCCGCCGGCGCATTTGAATTGCTGGCTCACGCTCGCGAGCGCGGGTTGAAGATCGCCGTCGTTACGTCGTCGCCAAAACTGTCCGCGCAAGGATGGCTCGCAGTCGCAGGGCTCGCCGACAAGATCGACGATGTCGTCGGCGGCGATGAGGTGACCTCTGGCAAGCCCGCCGCCGAACCCTACATCAGGGCGCTGAGGCGGCTGAACTGCTCGGCCGCCCTGTCGCACGCAGTCGAGGATTCCCGCATCGGCGCGACGGCGGCAGTTGCCGCGGGACTCAAAACGTGGGCACTGGCGCCCCCGAAAGATCGCGCCGGGTGGCCGGGCCAGGTCGTATTCATCGAACGTCTCACCGATCTCCTTGGTAGAGTGCCGGCATGCTGA
- a CDS encoding class I SAM-dependent methyltransferase, giving the protein MDPEQVRAHWRDWASKFGTAIGATTRTRTAKMLEIDALARRMSMFGLGDAPAHVLEVGCGNGLNCFGLAAQFPRMQLDGIDYTAEMIDAAREAAVASGFQDRSRFLIGNALELSAAAGLLAQYDVVFTDRCLINIESVELQMRAITSLAARVRRGGHLIMIENSTATYDRQNHCRTLLNLPARTPAAFNLFFDETRILPHLETLGLEVEIEDFISLHDLMLYVLVPAINGGAVDYDHPLVHAATQLTLAGSPELSRAFGAFGQGRMFVCRKP; this is encoded by the coding sequence ATGGATCCCGAACAGGTCAGGGCTCATTGGCGGGACTGGGCATCAAAATTCGGCACCGCGATCGGAGCCACCACCAGAACCCGAACCGCGAAGATGCTCGAGATCGACGCATTGGCGCGCCGGATGTCCATGTTCGGGCTTGGCGATGCGCCGGCGCACGTTCTCGAAGTCGGTTGCGGAAATGGCTTGAACTGCTTTGGGCTTGCCGCGCAATTTCCGCGCATGCAACTCGACGGCATCGACTATACTGCGGAAATGATCGACGCCGCGCGTGAAGCAGCCGTTGCCAGCGGCTTCCAGGACAGGTCCCGCTTCCTGATCGGCAATGCGCTCGAACTTTCGGCGGCGGCGGGATTGCTGGCGCAATACGATGTCGTTTTTACCGATCGCTGCCTGATCAACATCGAATCGGTCGAACTGCAGATGCGCGCGATCACCAGCCTTGCCGCAAGAGTGCGGAGGGGCGGACATCTCATCATGATCGAAAACTCGACCGCGACCTATGATCGGCAGAATCATTGCCGCACGCTGCTGAACCTGCCCGCGCGCACGCCCGCCGCATTCAACCTCTTCTTCGACGAGACACGCATCCTGCCGCACCTCGAAACGCTCGGCCTTGAAGTCGAGATCGAGGATTTCATTTCGCTTCACGACCTGATGCTCTATGTGCTGGTCCCGGCCATCAATGGGGGCGCTGTGGATTACGACCATCCGCTGGTCCACGCGGCAACCCAGCTCACCCTGGCGGGGTCGCCGGAGCTATCGCGCGCCTTCGGCGCCTTTGGACAAGGCCGGATGTTCGTCTGTCGGAAACCTTGA
- a CDS encoding MOSC domain-containing protein, with translation MARFDVLELRIGGVSPLGSSGALSAIDKHQVHHPLPVSYLGLEGDEQADRKHHGGPHKAIHAYSISHFTTWSKELPDRTNRFRPGAFGENLVIDGASETGLCLGDRWRIGSAVIEVSQGRQPCWKLNLRFDVPDMARRVQDTGRTGWYFRVIEPGILAAGDCGSLIARPNPAWSLTRTSHLLYHDRMNRPALAELAGLPGLPDSWRRLALARLASGKIESWSRRVETPEPYEK, from the coding sequence ATGGCCCGATTTGACGTGCTCGAACTCCGCATCGGCGGGGTCTCTCCTCTTGGCTCATCGGGAGCGCTCAGCGCCATCGATAAGCACCAGGTTCACCATCCACTGCCGGTAAGCTACCTGGGACTTGAGGGAGACGAACAGGCCGATCGCAAACACCATGGCGGGCCGCACAAGGCCATCCACGCCTACTCGATCTCACACTTCACAACATGGTCCAAAGAATTACCGGATCGCACCAATCGCTTCCGGCCCGGCGCCTTTGGTGAAAACCTTGTTATTGATGGCGCAAGCGAGACCGGTCTTTGCCTCGGCGATCGCTGGCGCATCGGATCAGCCGTGATCGAGGTCAGCCAGGGCCGCCAGCCCTGCTGGAAGCTGAATCTGCGCTTTGACGTGCCCGACATGGCTCGGAGGGTACAGGACACCGGACGAACCGGCTGGTATTTCAGAGTGATCGAGCCGGGTATTCTCGCAGCAGGCGACTGCGGCAGCCTGATCGCAAGGCCAAACCCTGCCTGGTCGCTCACCAGAACCTCCCACCTTCTCTACCACGACCGAATGAACCGGCCGGCACTGGCTGAGCTGGCCGGTCTCCCGGGTCTCCCGGATAGCTGGCGACGCCTGGCCCTGGCTCGATTGGCATCAGGCAAGATCGAAAGCTGGTCTCGCCGGGTCGAAACGCCAGAACCCTATGAGAAATAA
- a CDS encoding DUF7681 family protein yields the protein MSADLSSSFGWIEYLFRSKGGSMSKRVTKTKSCRDREKLGVLRVKDHRKIEERILRLLDRYEASPETDKRWLDIGRSCIEQGFMAINRAVFEQKRAELPED from the coding sequence GTGTCCGCCGATCTTTCGTCAAGCTTTGGCTGGATAGAGTATTTGTTCCGTTCAAAGGGTGGCTCGATGTCAAAGCGCGTAACCAAAACAAAATCTTGCAGAGACCGGGAAAAATTGGGAGTTTTGCGGGTCAAGGATCACCGAAAAATCGAGGAACGTATTCTCAGATTGCTTGATCGATACGAAGCCTCGCCAGAGACGGACAAGCGTTGGCTGGATATTGGACGATCCTGCATCGAGCAGGGTTTCATGGCGATCAACCGGGCTGTTTTCGAGCAGAAGCGGGCTGAATTGCCGGAGGATTGA